The following is a genomic window from Xyrauchen texanus isolate HMW12.3.18 chromosome 6, RBS_HiC_50CHRs, whole genome shotgun sequence.
TATATATCTATACGTAGATACATCattagcagctgtttctatggGCCGCAATACATTGGCCAATCTGCCATATTGGAACAGTCAAGAGCCTACCATCAACACATAAAagtaaatagaaaaatacagTCTGTAACAGTCTGGGTTCTTTTCAAGCCAACTAGAAAAGTTTATTTTCCATAAACATTGGGCAATATTTTAGATGATATAAAAATTCtcacctttatttttatttaaatcaaactgATTGGAGGTGCATTTAGTGGAAAGACGGGTATATGTTAGAACATACAGGACAATAACATGTTTCAAAACAGACAATCATTAGGATGAAAAACAagataacaaacaaataaacaaaataatacatatgcatgtgtgcatgcatgtgtgcataaGATTTGTGCATGGATGTTaacaatttaaaaagaaacaaaattataaaaaaaaagaaaggggaaaagggaaacaaaaaacaataacattgcTAATACAAATGATAAGCTAAGAGATGTAGAGAGAAATAGAGAAGGAAGGGGAAATTATTTGTCTGTGAATGTGCATATTGGgtattatgtattatattattagGGAATTGGGAATTATAGCTGGGGTCTGTGGATGTGTACGTGGCCTCAGTCTTGGGGTGGTAGATTTGAAAGAGGTTAAAAATACATCCCACGTTTCATCAAAGGCTGATATATTGCTTGTTTTGTAAGTGGTTATTTTTTCTATTGAAATATATTCTGTGAGTAGATTAATCCAGTGAGTGATGTGACAAGAATTCTTGGATTTCCAGTTTTGAAAGATTACTTTCTCAGTGACAGAGAAATGAGTAGctggtttttatatttatttggtaGAGTGATTTGTGTAGAATCACCCAGTAGACATAGTGATGGGGACAATGGAATTCTGCAGCCCAAGATCTGAGAAAGTTTGTTAGTTACTGCTGTCTAGAGGGAGTGAACTGGTTGGCAGGTCCAAGTGGCATGGAGGTAATTATCTGTGTTACCTAAAGTGCATTGTGAACAAATACCTGTATTGGCAAGCCCCATTTTAAACAATTTGTCTTGGGTGATGTGTGTTCTGTGGATAGTTTTATACTGTATGAGTTGCACGTTTGTGTGTTGGTGGTCACTGAGAAAGTATTATTGAAGATTTGTGTCCAGATCTCAGAGTTGGGAGAGACAGCTACACTTCACTTCTAAAACAGAGGGGGTGGGACAGCAAATAAATTCCTCTTCAAATGAATATATAATGGAAATCACTTAAAATTAGCACCCAGTCTGTCATTTTATTACATGATGAACcttttccacacaaaagcagtttatgcagcgGTCTGAGACTTAttctccattcacttacattaaatAGCTCTCCTTGTTCACCACTCCAAGATGGCGCTGCGGTTGATATATCCGAACCAGCATCTATGCATGTAAATCTATGGATGCAAATGTattccacagtgtgacatcacaatgtgtagGAAGTggagaacgagtcgttttggcagcttggtttcaacaaatgctctttttgcagagaGGAGTAAGCTTTAAGTTCTGAAACTTTCAGTATGTTTTTCTAGTAAAATGATctcttatatgttaaaatgtCCTGACCCCTTTAAAGCCATTTTGACATATTTGAGTAGCTTTTCAAAACAGCTGCAGAGTAGATTGTTTGGTATAATGAAGTGGAACTGTAGCAAAGTGGGGACAGTTTAATGTTTAATAACCATCTCCCGAAGTCATGATTTCAATAGTTTAATCAAGGACAAAGGCAAAACccacaagtaaaaataaaaagcaatacaGTTTGTTACCATTGAAAACACTTGATTAGTGAAATTTGATAAAATATTGCTGTATTTTACGATTGCAATCTCTAAAGCAAGGACTCACTTAGATTCAAAGTTATCAGTATTATTCAAGGAGGCAGTGCAACTATCTTCCGATGTTATTTAGCACCATATGCTGCATTTTAGTTTTCAGACTGCACAACCCTACAAACAGTCAATAATACACAGGTCTTTAGCACTAGAGATAAtgaaaatttagatttttcaaaGCTAGTTTCCCTCATGTACACACAAGACAAGCAAAAACATTTAGTCTCTACTGCTAGATTCATTAAAGACATTTCTGCACATAAACTGAACAAATTCCCCAAGAGCTTTCTAGACATTTGAAACACCTTTAGGTCTGCATAGATAGTGCCCTTGAATTCAGCCTGAAGTCAAGTATTCTTTCATTCCCTTTTCCTCCTATGATGCACATTATTACTACTGTATTTGACATCAAACAAGACAACTCAAGCTACAGGAGTTCATGGGTCCATTTCATATCTTAATTGTACCACAGAGTCTTCCCTCTCATCCACAGGAGATAATGGTGAACCGTTTGGACACACAGGACATGTTGTGCAACACAATGCCTAGcagaaatattaaaatgaaagcCACAAGTAGCACAGTGCAAACTCCTGTCCATGCCGTGGTCTTAACCGCCACCTCCTCCTCCATCCCATCCTCTCCCTGCTCCTCACCCAACACCAGGCTCCTCCCATCCGATACATTTAACACACCTGCATTCTTGGAGGCAAAGCGGCACGCCGGATCGCCAGGGAGCAAAGCCCCATCTGTGTCCAAAGGAACGGGCAGCAGGTAGCAGCCATTGTTTGGTATGTGTATAAAGATGGGCGTGTGCTCAGATGACTGAAAGAGACTGATATCCACGAGCACTTCTGGGTCATCGGGGAGATGGGTGACAGAAATGCCGTTGGGGAGCTGTGTTATGCACCGGCACCAAGGGCAGCAGATCTCTCTCTGACTTAGCCTCATTTGGCTTAGACACACGGAACAGCAGGTATGCTGACAGTGGAGGAGTTTGGGACGCCGCCATTGGTTGAAGTAGTTGAAACAGATTTTACACTCAAGCCTGGAGCTCTGTGACAAGGTATCCATTGTCCTCAAAATGTGGCTGTTACACATAAAAATCTCAAGTCCTAAAGTCTGTAAAAGTTCTTGATGCAGTCACGTAGACACCCTTGGCTATTTTAATGACAGTATCCTTGCCGATTTGTTTTGCCACTACACTCTCCTTTGACCACTCTCTGTCTTGATTGGCCGTCAGTGCTTTAATCCACATCTGGTGCTGCCTGTGGAACCAAGATGAGGATGTTGCATCAAAACAGTCTGTAAAGAGTTTAATCCAGGGTAAAAGTTTTGGCACATACACAACTAGGCTGAGGGGTGAAATTATTATGCACTAGCTGTGAGCTGTATCTAAACTGTTGTCAGGCTTGACTCAGACACAGACGTTTTGGATATGTAAACAAATCAGCAGGGATTAGGACTGCTCGCAGTCACCCTGAGTTTAGACATGGACTGTGGAGAGAATACGGAGGCTAGATTACTAAACTATGCATGCAAACTcaaaagagaataaaaaaaaaaaaaaaaaaaaaaaaaaggtattttcaTTTTACGTTGATTCTTCAATTAGGGGGAATTTTCTGTGCTGAAGTttgattttaaagaaagaaatttgtttttataaattattatttttcgtAGTACATTTTAAATTCCACTGCTAACTACATTTTTGGGTTAGTAAATAAGGCCAAGGCTTATctaaattttctccaaaaatagagagagaaaaagtaaTTACTATTACACACAATATCAAAACTCCACACCATTTTCCAAAATCTACAAATTCTTCAATTTACCTGAATTATGATCAAGACCATATCTAGATCCTTATTCCACAGCATGTGATAATTGTTTCTAAACATGAATAAAACGTagcttgaatttttattttatttatcattacttaccctcatgttgttgacATTTAAATCATGaaatcaatgaaagtgaatggtgactgagattaacattctgccaagcatctccttttgtgtacaaTAGaggtaagaaagtcatatgggtttgtaagaacatgagggtgagtaaattatgaaagcattttcattttggggttaacAATCCCTTTAACTATCTGATTTATTTTCTCAGTATATGAGACACTGAGTAATTCTTACCATAAGTTTACCCCAAATCTAGGCAGTTGTTCAGGTCAATTGTTGAGTGCAGTAAGAAATAAaggcagtttaaaaataaaatgatgctacataaaaacaaaatggacAGTTATTTAGTTGTGTCAGAATAGTTTTTTATGATAGGGCCCAATGCAGGGCCCGAAGCCAATATGAGACAGTTTCAGGCCCTCAGTTATATTGTTTTACACCAAAACGTTTGTCATGAATTTACAAATGTCAGACTTACTGAAATTATACATGACACTATAGCACAGAATTTTCaattattattgaaaattaaatggctaataaattatttaaatgtaacttttctgacacatacactataaaatagGGGTGTAATGGTGAATCGTGGTATGATACATCGTGGTTCAAAAATGTGACGATACACATCATGGAGATTGGACTTTTTAttatcaattattataatttacaagCATCTGTATCAAAGACGCGTGACTTCCTACGCCTACGTAACAGGCATACACCTTGAAATCACTTCAATGCACATGAGCTCTTAAATGCAATTAAAAGCCGAATCTGCGAGAACTGAAAGTGAAACCATGTAAGCGAATGTTTTACAGGGAGCGGTAGACAAAAGcgctacattttaaatgttttgcatatgtatttaaataataataattaaacttcAATCTTACATTTTCTTGATTCAAGCTTAAGTTTATAGAATTGTAAACTGAACCGAACAGTGAGCTCAGTATTGTGAAACGAACCGAATTGTGAGATGAGTGAACGTTACACACCTAATATAAAAACATGTTgctaaaaacaacatttataatttaatgtGGTGGGCCCAGTATTagcagggcaagtaaaaatctgaactTCTGACCCAATCAGGCCTGCAGAAGAAATGTTTATTGTTGAGCTCTGTCTTATGTTATCAACATAGACTTGTAATCAGTGTTGTTTCATTGCCATAAATGCTGTCCTTTTTAATGATATTCATTGGATGAACAGACTCCTCTCACAAGCACAAGCCAAATGTGACCTAGTTTGGTTGAGCCTGTAGGCAAAATTTCTGAAACCTGCATGACACATTTTGTCTATTGGCATGCATGAAGCTGACAGCTGAATGGGAGTCCAAAACTCCCTCTAGCACTTCTGCTTCTTTCTGACATTAAGTTCAGAGCTTGAAAATATTTCTTAAcctcatctaaaatgtatttgagGGCATTTGTTTCCTTCAGGTACTGAAAAGCTAATATGCATTTTAATTGCTTGGCTTAATGCTTGTCACTAAGGGaggaatatttaaaacaaaatgtaagtgTACCAGTGCCATGAATGTCACTTTCCTTAAGCAAAAGCATGAACAGTATTCAAGTGACTAATTCACAAGTTAAAAGTTAAATGACTTGTTTCCACTTAAATGTCATTCCATTATTGTTACACATACTACCATACCTTTAGAACTTGCTTATGTGACCATGACATATAAAACTAAGTGGTTATTGCATATTTAGTGCTGTTCATGTATTGTGCTCTTCTTTTTCAAGTGTATGGGAAATATCGTGCGAGTAACTGCTCGTATAATTCTTAACCCATCCCCTgagaagaaaacaaaattataatgcatttaaacCCGCTATTGTGCCATGAATGGACAGACACCCCTGAGGGTTTTTTCGTTATTAGGTGCACATTATCTTGTGAAGGCAAGGTCTAAACATTTCCCTTTTCTTTGGGATTTCCAATaaaaaactttaatcaaaataAGAAGGCATTATAGACTTacagacattaaaatatttaacttaCAAATAATTCAAAGAGGTGAGacaaaaaaatctttaaaggagtagttcactcaaaaatgagagtgttctcataatttaccaatcctcatgccatcccagatgtgcatgactttctttcttcttctgaacacatatgaagatttttagaagtatatttcagctctgtatggtATGGTCtcggtccatataatgaaagtcaacagggtccaaactttgaagctccaaaaagcacataaaggcagcataaaagtaatccatatgacgccAATGTTTTGGGAGagatcagaccaaaatgtaactccttttttcactatacatattgccattgcagtagatacaatcatgatttcaacctcaattacactttctagtgcttgaggCATGTGCAGAGCGCAAGAAGGtgctaagaagtgtaatcaagcttgaaatcatgattgccaagaaaactgctgatgtcaagatttatagtaaaaaggagttttaatttggtctgttctcattcaaaatcgactggatcacttctgaacacattgattaaaccactggagtcgtgtggattactttgaagcaccaaaaagcacataaatgcagcataaaagttcctacagagctgagatattcttctaaaatttaaattcttcatttgcattctacagaagaaagaaagtcttatacatctgggttggcatgagggcgagtaaaagGTGAGagtattttcctttttgggtgaactattcctttattttgtggtaCATTAAACCTGTTATGATCATTTCATGATCACCAAACTTCTATCATTAGAAATCTGCGAAAGTGCATCTGAAAGGAAAGAAATGTGGAATTTCAGTGCTCCATATTACAAATCCATCTTGCTGTGGAAGAGAATTGAAGTGCTCCGTGATAATTCTGTTGCCATGAAAACCATTCTTAGCTCAGTGTCACATTGTATAATTTCTTACAGCATTTCTAGTACAACACACAGGGGAGAAATGTGCCAATCTATTAAAAGTCATGTGAGAAAATGTACTAAATCTTATTAAATATTTGAGAAGGCTTATCCTTGACAAGGTCTCCTTGGAGGTCACATGCATCAATTTCTACTTTTATGCAGAGCAAGCTGGCATTCACCTACCATCTCATTCTACCCTGAACCTGTATTGGAATATCCTtttttcttttactataaatgaaaAAGCAATAGTGAGTCATGCACATAATTAAGGACATAAAATGAAAATGGGATTGTACACTAGATGCACTTCATATGATATTCTAAAATTGCAAACCCATGTTAATAActtaaataaataggctttaaagaaatataaaaatctcATGGTGCGAGCTTCTCTGTGGGTCACTCTTTGGTCTGATGTCTCGAGAACGAAACAATGAAACAAGCCGATAAACTGTCAGCTACTCTCTACAGTGGACCATCAACCTGATGGATGCAGCTGAATCAGAGGATATGTCAAAGAGGgggaaaatgaaaaatgtcacttAAAGAACTGAGGCTGTGTGGCATTCTCAAGGGCGAGGGTTCTGGCTTGAGTAGGTGGGGAGGGTGTAACTCGGGTAACTATTCATTCATGCCCTTGGAATTTACTATTTGATacccttttttttttccatgcagCATAGGTGACTGTGGATTGTTTGCATATATATGACAGAAtggcagtctcagtcaccattcacttacattttatggaaaaaagaatcaatgaaagtgaatggtgactaaagctgTCAGTCCCTGACATTCTTGCTAATGTCTCgaattgtgttccatggaagatagaaagtaaaatgggtttgaaaacatgaaggtgaataaaggatgacaattttcatatttgggtgaactattcttttaaatccaGTAGATGTTAAACTCATATAAGCATTTAACGTTGTACAGTGTCCGAATGGATGTCAAATTAACGGAGCATCTAAAGTGATTGAAGTACGGTGACTGTGTACTTCCATTCTGATCATCAACAAACAAACTTATGTTAATAAGATACCAAATCAATAGAGAAAAGGGCACTGAATGCTGAGTGGATCATGCAGCATCTGATAGCACAGCCCTGAGATGAGATAGTATAAGATAATATCAATGGAATTTACTAATGAAGCCACAAGGACATAGTAAAGTCAAAGGGCTTTGCAAACTTCCTCTGATATCAAAATGTCTGTGATATAAACAGATTCTGTGAGACAAAGGTTGGGCTTTTAAGGGCTAACCCAAATATTTTGAGACATATTTAGTCTAGTTGCCAATGGCTATGTCTTAAAACCTACTAAGATACCTACTTCATCAACATAGGTGTGCAGGACtcagtctaggtaggcagcttacTGGGTTTTTAAAACAGGCATTGTGGTTTGCCTGTTTGCTTCTGAGCAATCAAAACAATATTTCAACCGGAAcagagacagcgagagagaggaCTGCTCAAGTCAATCTTGCTATTCGAAGTGCAAGGTCCTCCTACCATACTACActgttggaaaaaatatatataaacacacgaCGCCTGTTGTGTTTAGCATGCAAATACTGTTTGgaaaatagctttttttattacataaatattacataaatagCTTGTTGTAGCCAGGTTACGAAACCGATGTAATAACACCAAACAGGCCCAAAGTAAAGAAGTGGAGGGGCTGAACTTAGTATTCTCACACAACCTAATAACCAGACGCATTGCTTCGGGGGCCGTTCATACTGAACTCGTTCTTTTGCTAAAGAAAGCTAGACGCAACGCCACAAATAGAACTCGAGACGCGTctttaacagttgaagttctttttatctCGACGAGGCGTCCTGCACGAGACACCGAAAAATAAACAGCGAGACGCGGCATAAAGATCACAGACGTCTGTTTACATAAGGAAACGTTTGAAAAACAGTGCGGACGTACGCAAAACGttttctgtgtgaacagcccttaCAAGCTGAGCGCTGTTTACAATTACAAAACCGCTTCTGAGGATGTTATCCAACAAGATTGTGTCAATGCACTAGAACAAAACCTGATTAGGACGACAAACAGGTTTTCTTTGTTAACTTTGTTGATCGCATGGGAGAAACCTG
Proteins encoded in this region:
- the LOC127644795 gene encoding E3 ubiquitin-protein ligase rnf152-like — its product is MCNSHILRTMDTLSQSSRLECKICFNYFNQWRRPKLLHCQHTCCSVCLSQMRLSQREICCPWCRCITQLPNGISVTHLPDDPEVLVDISLFQSSEHTPIFIHIPNNGCYLLPVPLDTDGALLPGDPACRFASKNAGVLNVSDGRSLVLGEEQGEDGMEEEVAVKTTAWTGVCTVLLVAFILIFLLGIVLHNMSCVSKRFTIISCG